The stretch of DNA TCCTAacccatctatacacacacattgcacacacacacacacacacattgcactcGCACACAGAGAGCCCCAGCCTCCTAacccatctatacacacacattgcacacacacacacacacattgcactcGCACACAGAGAGCCCCAGCCTCCTAacccatctatacacacacattgcaCTCGCATACAGAGAGCCCCAGCCTCCTAacccatctatacacacacattgcaCTCGCACACAGAGAGCCCCAGCCTCCTAacccatctatacacacacattgcaCTCGCACACAGAGAGCCCCAGCTTCTTCCCCTTGTCACCAGGTGCTGAGGAATGAGAACATGGCCTGCGAGGAGAATGGTTTCATGGTCACACCGTCCCATCAGTGTCTCGGTGACTCGGTCTCAACACTGAAGCCAGAAGTGATCCGCAACCTTGTGCAAAGGAGCCAGGAAGCAAAAGCCTTTGCTCACTGTCCCTACAGTAACTTCAGGGTCGGAGCAGCACTCCTGACAAGCGATGAACATATTTACCTGGGCAAGTAAAAGTAAATCCAAACAACCctctgctcactctctctgcAGTCCTGATTTTCCTCCCCTGTCCTGATTTTCCTCACCTGGTCTGGTCTCTGCCATCCCCTCCCTGCACACTCTGCCCTCCCTGCACACTCTGCCCTCCCTGCACACTCTGCCATCCCCTCCCTGCACACTCTGCTATCCCCTCCCTGCACACTCTGCCCTCCCTGCACACTCTGCCATCCCCTCCCTGCACACTCTGCCCTCCCTGCACACTCTGCCATCCCCTCCCTGCACACTCTGCCATCCCCTCCCTGCATACTCTGCCATCCCCTCCCTGCAAACTCTGCCATCCCCTCCCTGCACACTCTGCCATCCCCTCCCTGCACACTCTGCCATCCCCTCCCTGCACACTCTGCCATCCCCTCCCTGCACACTCTGCCATCCCCTCCCTGCACACTCTGCCATCCCCTCCCTGCACACTCTGCCATCCCCTCCCTGCACACTCTGCCATCCCCTCCCTGCACACTCTGCCATCCCCTCCCTGCACACTCTGCCATCCCCTCCCTGCACACTCTGCCATCCCCTCCCTGCACACTCTGCCATCCCCTCCCTGCACACTCTGCTCTGCACAAGAAGTCCTGCTTTTACTCCACCTGTCTCTGCTGCTCTTTCCCTCTGAAAACCTTCTCTGTAGGGGAACCCTTATATTTGAATGTCAGACCAATCTCTATTCACCAGGGCTCCTCTgcagagatgggtgaatccgcccCCGAAATCCGTTCCCACAATTTccactgatgttacccccaaaatctggTTCGCgctgtaaaatccgcaaactgaTTTGGCCGGTGCAATCcatgccattggatacaacccgtggatggatttgtagaatccattctgcggattcttaagaaccggacgatccgctgcggatccaaattcacaaAACAAATTTGCCAATCTCTACACCTCCCTCCCTACTGTGTCTTCAAAACGCAGCGAAACCCCCGCCTGCTAGAGACCAACGCTCTCAATAGAACTTCCAACAATGTTATCCACCTTCTCGCCACCCTGTGCTCATTCTGTATGTTACCCGCCTTCTCACCACCCTGTGT from Ascaphus truei isolate aAscTru1 chromosome 6, aAscTru1.hap1, whole genome shotgun sequence encodes:
- the CDA gene encoding cytidine deaminase; the protein is MACEENGFMVTPSHQCLGDSVSTLKPEVIRNLVQRSQEAKAFAHCPYSNFRVGAALLTSDEHIYLGCNVENACYTLGICAERTAIQKAVSEGHKEFKAIAVAR